One genomic window of Schistosoma mansoni, WGS project CABG00000000 data, chromosome 2 unplaced supercontig 0120, strain Puerto Rico, whole genome shotgun sequence includes the following:
- a CDS encoding protein-tyrosine sulfotransferase, putative, whose product MQKMEVPKLFVDDDSRNLPLIFIGGHQSSGTGLLRILLDVHPMVRCGPEPIVTREILALRRRNIQKHGWLSQSGITENLLDKAVSGFIVSILKDMGPPADRLCHKDPSSYIYLRDLGELFPKAKFIHAVRDGRGAIMSTIVRNINPTYTSDDILGALDQWKSFTSQIIKDCQHIGSHRCMTVRYECLVINPKREIRKILNFLDIPWDDKLLNHEQFVNNLSMINKYEASSVQFVKPVHKESLDAWSKNNSIIPRNLIETMHKNNSLLAQLGYNSEKIPPNYEEICEVDLKL is encoded by the exons GTACCGGATTATTACGTATTCTACTGGATGTTCATCCGATGGTTCGTTGTGGTCCAGAACCAATAGTTACAAGAGAAATCTTAGCACTTAGACGAAGGAATATACAAAAACATGGTTGGCTTTCACAATCTGGTATCACAGAAAATTTACTTGATAAAGCTGTTTCTGGTTTCATTGTATCAATACTGAAGGATATGGGACCACCTGCTGATAGATTATGTCATAAAGATCCTTCATCTTACATATATCTAAGGGATTTAGGTGAATTATTTCCGAAAGCTAAGTTTATTCATGCAGTACGTGATGGGAGAGGAGCTATAATGTCTACAATAGT CCGTAATATCAATCCAACATATACTTCGGATGATATTCTTGGAGCACTTGATCAATGGAAATCCTTTACATCACAAATAATAAAAGACTGCCAACACATTGGAAGTCATCGATGTATGACTGTACGTTATGAATGTCTTGTCATAAACCCAAAGAGAGAGATTCGAAAAATCCTTA ATTTTCTGGATATTCCATGGGATGATAAACTATTGAATCATGAACAATTTGTTAATAACCTTTCTATGATAAATAA ATATGAAGCTAGTTCAGTTCAATTTGTTAAGCCTGTACACAAAGAATCTTTAGATGCTTGGTctaaaaataattcaataataccCAGAAATCTTATTGAAACTATGCATAAGAATAATAGTCTGTTAGCTCAACTTGGTTATAACAGTGAAAAAATTCCTCCAAATTATGAAGAAATATGTGAGGTTGATTTAAAATTGTAA